The bacterium DNA segment ATAGTTGGTCAGATAATCTATATCGACCATTTTGGGAATCTAATTACGAATATTGTCAAAGAAGAATTTACTTTTGATGATTCTGAAGTGTTAATTGAAATAGCAGGGCAGAAAATAAAAGGTATTAACAAAACATATAGTCAGTTAAAACCAGGAAAACTCTTAGCCTTATGGGGCAGTAGTAATCACCTGGAGGTCGCCGCAAATCAGGCTAATGCTCAACAATTACTTAAAATTGAAAAGGGAAAAACAGAAGTCATAATTCGTAACCCTTCAGGTAATCTTTTACCGCAGAGACGCAGAGGAACAGAGAAAACATAGAAATAAATTAGATCACATAAAAGATTTTTTCTCTGCGTCTCTGTGTCTCTGCGGTGAACAGTTACATAAAATCCGTGTTTCATCTGTGTCTATCTGTGGTTGAATAATTACAAATTTGATTACGATGAAATTTATAGCCGATGATATGTTAGGTAAATTAGCCAAATGGCTACGAATTCTTGGGTATGATACAATATATTATCGCACACAAAACGACTATGATTTAATAGAAATTGCCCAAAATGAAGGTAGAATATTACTTACCCGTGATACACAATTGGCAAGAAACTGGATTGTTCCGACACTTTTAATTAAAGATGAAATAATAGATGAACAACTTAAACAGGTAATCCAGAGGTTTAAGATTGAAATAGAATGTGCCCTATTTTCAAGATGCCCAAAATGCAATACCTTATTGATAGAAATTGATAAAGA contains these protein-coding regions:
- a CDS encoding Mut7-C RNAse domain-containing protein, whose translation is MKFIADDMLGKLAKWLRILGYDTIYYRTQNDYDLIEIAQNEGRILLTRDTQLARNWIVPTLLIKDEIIDEQLKQVIQRFKIEIECALFSRCPKCNTLLIEIDKEMIKDKLPEFVYQTYNEFWCCPTCNRYYWQGSHWMNIKAKVENLKVLR